In a genomic window of Burkholderiales bacterium:
- a CDS encoding mandelate racemase/muconate lactonizing enzyme family protein, protein MKITGLETRIVKLPLDEPLADGPTAAGATMNFVTLRLQTDQGVEGLGFTFFGGGAMSPALKAAIDGLGALTVGENPLHIEFIVQKLRAAAGPSGPGGIFTLALSAIDIALWDIRGKILEQPVSTLLGGYRDKVPTYASGALMRGFPLAHVEKAAAKLVEKGFRQMKTQLALPGDTNPEKEIERIRTVRNAIGYEIDLMCDINQRWDVRQAISIGRRVDEYRLFWLEDVVAPDDYPGLAAVAEALSTPIAAGEYVYGLVPFRHMLEARSVDIVMVDVLRAGGISQWVKIAGMAEAFNLPIVNHLAPELSVHLVAAVPNGLTVEYMPWSAKLWKEVPQPVKGEITVPDKPGLGLEFDNDALKRYGV, encoded by the coding sequence ATGAAAATCACCGGCCTCGAAACGCGCATCGTGAAGCTCCCGCTCGACGAGCCGCTCGCCGACGGACCCACCGCCGCGGGCGCGACGATGAACTTCGTGACGCTGCGCCTCCAGACCGATCAGGGTGTCGAAGGCCTGGGCTTCACTTTCTTCGGCGGCGGCGCGATGAGCCCGGCGCTCAAGGCCGCGATCGACGGGCTGGGCGCGCTCACGGTCGGCGAGAACCCGCTGCACATCGAGTTCATCGTGCAGAAGCTGCGCGCCGCGGCGGGTCCGAGCGGTCCCGGCGGCATCTTCACGCTCGCGCTCTCGGCGATCGACATCGCGCTGTGGGACATCCGCGGCAAGATTCTCGAACAGCCGGTGTCGACGCTGCTCGGCGGCTACCGCGACAAGGTCCCGACGTACGCCAGCGGCGCGCTGATGCGCGGCTTCCCGCTCGCGCACGTCGAGAAAGCCGCAGCGAAGCTGGTGGAGAAAGGCTTCCGCCAGATGAAGACCCAGCTCGCGCTGCCGGGCGACACCAATCCCGAGAAGGAGATCGAGCGCATCCGCACCGTGCGCAACGCGATCGGCTACGAGATCGATCTCATGTGCGACATCAACCAGCGCTGGGACGTGCGGCAGGCGATCTCGATCGGCAGACGCGTCGACGAGTACCGGCTGTTCTGGCTCGAGGACGTCGTCGCGCCCGACGACTATCCGGGCCTGGCCGCCGTCGCCGAAGCGCTGTCGACGCCGATCGCCGCGGGCGAATACGTGTACGGCCTCGTGCCTTTCCGCCACATGCTCGAAGCGCGCTCGGTCGACATCGTGATGGTCGATGTGCTGCGCGCCGGCGGCATCAGCCAGTGGGTGAAGATCGCAGGCATGGCGGAAGCGTTCAACCTGCCGATCGTCAACCACCTCGCGCCGGAGCTGTCGGTGCACCTCGTCGCGGCGGTGCCGAACGGCCTCACGGTCGAATACATGCCGTGGTCCGCCAAGCTGTGGAAGGAAGTGCCGCAGCCGGTCAAAGGCGAGATCACCGTCCCGGACAAACCCGGCCTCGGACTCGAGTTCGATAACGATGCGCTGAAGCGTTACGGCGTTTGA
- a CDS encoding GntR family transcriptional regulator — translation MELPNLGIQKHAAPLRQQVLDGLRQAIISGDLTPGVRLTERELTEMMGVSRTVVREALRQLETEGLIENIPNKGPVVRTLSLEEARDLYAVRAVLEGFAARLFSEKASGGQRERLEAALARVVEAYDGGDAAAVIDAKTRFYDVLFEGAASETLSSMVASVHARIARWRAVGLTHPQRSPARSNESVANLRAVLDAIRARDGEAAERLTREEANKASEEVMRLLKPGPEPEKAGV, via the coding sequence ATGGAATTGCCCAATCTCGGCATACAGAAGCACGCAGCGCCGCTGCGCCAGCAGGTGCTGGACGGGTTGCGGCAGGCGATCATCTCCGGCGACCTTACGCCGGGCGTACGCCTCACCGAGCGCGAGCTGACCGAGATGATGGGCGTGTCGCGCACCGTCGTCCGCGAGGCGTTGCGGCAGCTCGAGACCGAAGGGTTGATCGAGAACATCCCGAACAAGGGACCAGTCGTGCGCACGCTGTCGCTCGAAGAAGCGCGCGACCTGTACGCGGTGCGGGCGGTCCTCGAAGGTTTCGCGGCGCGGCTCTTCTCGGAGAAGGCGAGCGGCGGACAGCGCGAACGGCTCGAAGCGGCGCTCGCGCGCGTCGTCGAGGCTTACGACGGCGGCGACGCCGCGGCGGTGATCGACGCGAAGACGCGCTTCTACGACGTGCTCTTCGAAGGCGCCGCGAGCGAGACGCTGTCGTCGATGGTCGCGAGCGTCCACGCGCGCATCGCGCGCTGGCGTGCGGTAGGGCTCACGCATCCGCAGCGCTCGCCCGCCCGCTCGAACGAAAGCGTGGCGAACCTCAGGGCGGTCCTCGATGCGATACGCGCGCGTGACGGCGAAGCGGCGGAACGGCTCACGCGGGAGGAAGCGAACAAGGCGTCGGAAGAGGTGATGAGGCTGTTGAAACCGGGGCCAGAGCCCGAAAAAGCCGGGGTCTGA
- a CDS encoding Gfo/Idh/MocA family oxidoreductase, whose protein sequence is MTTPVKLGIVGLGRWAKVLTRAASKSDKLEIVAGYSRTEEKRSMFEQETGVRAAPDLPTLLADPEIKGVVLTVPNEQHLPVAEQVAKAGKHIYTEKPIANTLEDGLRIEALQQQHGVQVVVGHSARLLVGTRMIKRAIDQGDLGRVSFIEANFSNERALELTPKTWRWYKDKAPGGPLSQLAIHQFDALHYLGGEIVEVSSMASKLSPVGAEVDDQSMTLMRYADGKVAYVGSCWTSPGIYSIRVFGSKGLMHYELDFSTWDTPSEIHKTSTLYIQRGKDGYGKREAIEIPEGDMFRDELELFADTCVTGRPCELTARNGNVAVAVVYAALKSIERKGQYVPLAEVMAEAQAKLTSPA, encoded by the coding sequence ATGACCACCCCCGTGAAGCTCGGCATCGTCGGCCTCGGCCGCTGGGCGAAGGTACTGACCCGCGCCGCGTCGAAGTCGGACAAGCTCGAGATCGTCGCCGGCTACAGCCGCACCGAGGAAAAGCGCTCGATGTTCGAGCAGGAGACCGGCGTGCGCGCCGCACCCGATCTGCCGACTCTCCTCGCCGATCCCGAAATCAAGGGGGTCGTCCTCACGGTGCCGAACGAGCAGCACCTGCCGGTCGCCGAGCAGGTCGCGAAGGCGGGCAAGCACATCTACACCGAGAAGCCGATCGCCAACACGCTCGAAGACGGCCTGCGCATCGAAGCGCTGCAGCAGCAGCACGGGGTGCAGGTGGTGGTCGGCCACAGCGCGCGTCTCCTCGTCGGCACGCGCATGATCAAGCGCGCGATCGACCAGGGCGACCTCGGCCGCGTGTCGTTCATCGAAGCGAACTTCTCCAACGAGCGCGCGCTCGAGCTCACGCCAAAGACCTGGCGCTGGTACAAGGACAAAGCCCCCGGCGGACCGCTGTCGCAGCTCGCGATCCACCAGTTCGACGCCCTGCACTACCTCGGCGGCGAGATCGTCGAAGTGTCCTCGATGGCGTCCAAGCTCTCGCCGGTCGGCGCCGAGGTCGACGACCAGTCGATGACGCTGATGCGCTACGCCGACGGCAAAGTGGCGTACGTCGGCTCGTGCTGGACCTCGCCCGGCATCTACTCGATCCGCGTCTTCGGCTCGAAAGGCCTGATGCACTACGAGCTCGATTTCTCGACGTGGGACACGCCCTCCGAGATCCACAAGACGTCGACGCTCTACATCCAGCGCGGAAAGGACGGTTACGGCAAGCGCGAAGCCATCGAGATCCCCGAAGGCGACATGTTCCGCGACGAGCTCGAGCTGTTCGCCGACACGTGCGTCACCGGGCGTCCGTGCGAGCTCACCGCGAGGAACGGCAACGTCGCGGTCGCAGTGGTGTATGCCGCGCTGAAGTCGATCGAGCGCAAAGGCCAGTACGTGCCGCTGGCGGAAGTGATGGCCGAAGCGCAGGCGAAACTGACGTCACCGGCGTGA
- a CDS encoding creatininase family protein codes for MSLPSRYFIDLTQPEIAAQLKQNPLVILPAGSVEQHGPHLPTGTDIYASNVIGHAVAERMDGLVLPGGPLGVTPMHMPFEGTITLSPDTYQRVVVETCVSLATHGAKYCLILNWHEGNIPSLAIAAEALHREHGMTVLTVQACYVAAELYGHDCGGLTHGGEIEALAVLAYRPDLVHLDRIDYSSDHSHGRKWDKLRRTRSYQPVLRDIKTIAATGWYGAPEHATVAKGVQMLKDIADSIAKEATEIFAMLDEAQGGTAEIKHLKVAG; via the coding sequence ATGTCTTTACCATCGCGCTACTTCATCGATCTCACCCAGCCCGAGATCGCCGCGCAACTCAAGCAGAATCCCCTCGTGATCCTGCCCGCCGGCAGCGTCGAGCAGCACGGCCCTCACCTGCCGACCGGCACCGACATCTATGCCTCCAACGTGATCGGGCACGCCGTCGCCGAGCGCATGGACGGTCTGGTGCTGCCCGGCGGGCCGCTCGGTGTCACGCCGATGCACATGCCGTTCGAAGGCACGATCACGCTGTCGCCCGACACCTATCAGCGCGTGGTGGTCGAGACCTGCGTCTCGCTTGCTACGCACGGCGCGAAGTACTGCCTCATCCTCAACTGGCACGAAGGCAACATCCCGTCGCTCGCGATCGCCGCCGAGGCGCTGCATCGCGAGCACGGCATGACGGTGCTCACGGTGCAGGCGTGCTACGTCGCCGCCGAGCTCTACGGCCACGACTGCGGCGGCCTCACGCACGGCGGCGAGATCGAGGCGCTGGCGGTGCTCGCGTATCGGCCCGACCTCGTCCATCTCGATCGCATCGATTATTCGTCCGACCACTCGCACGGGCGCAAATGGGACAAGCTGCGCCGCACGCGCAGCTACCAGCCGGTGCTGCGCGATATCAAGACGATCGCGGCGACGGGCTGGTACGGCGCGCCCGAGCACGCGACCGTCGCCAAAGGCGTGCAGATGCTCAAGGACATCGCCGATTCGATCGCGAAAGAAGCGACCGAGATCTTCGCGATGCTCGACGAGGCGCAGGGCGGCACCGCCGAGATCAAACACCTCAAAGTCGCGGGTTAA
- a CDS encoding Gfo/Idh/MocA family oxidoreductase has protein sequence MNKQGQLGVAVIGAGRIGSLRARLAAKHPCVGFLAISDLDEAKARALGETAGADVTSTNNFEMIERPEVNAVFVSTPEGEHADPIIRALELGKPVLCEKPIALERKDAERVMETLAATRGKLRIGYSRRFKECFLRAKEQMTQDRLGRIVGGLARVYNSRTQTFSILKRDPHATPVLDVLTYYVDLMCWFLEGRKPVEVVARGQFGIFREAGYGAHDVTWAIVTFDDGAVVNFGINYALPANYPTLGQSDRVELLGTEGTMMIDDDHMEHMLHSERGIPHPYVPGHTLKTAFLGANAAGDWALGDFWGPLGNETRAWLDHLVTGAPTAHTTPEQALINLETTIAIERSARTGQPVRLPLEV, from the coding sequence ATGAACAAACAAGGACAACTCGGCGTCGCCGTCATCGGCGCGGGCCGCATCGGAAGCTTACGCGCGAGGCTCGCGGCGAAGCACCCGTGCGTCGGCTTCCTCGCGATCTCCGACCTCGACGAAGCGAAGGCGCGCGCGCTGGGCGAGACCGCCGGCGCCGACGTCACGTCGACGAACAACTTCGAGATGATCGAGCGGCCGGAGGTGAACGCGGTCTTCGTGTCCACGCCCGAAGGCGAGCACGCCGACCCGATCATCCGCGCGCTGGAGCTCGGCAAGCCGGTGCTCTGCGAGAAGCCGATCGCGCTCGAGCGCAAGGACGCCGAGCGCGTCATGGAGACGCTCGCCGCTACCCGCGGCAAGCTGCGCATCGGCTACAGCCGGCGCTTCAAGGAGTGCTTCCTGCGCGCGAAGGAGCAGATGACACAGGACCGGCTGGGCAGGATCGTCGGCGGGCTCGCGCGCGTCTACAACTCGCGCACCCAGACGTTCTCGATCCTCAAGCGCGATCCGCACGCGACGCCGGTGCTGGACGTGCTCACCTACTACGTCGACCTCATGTGCTGGTTCCTCGAAGGCCGCAAGCCCGTCGAAGTCGTCGCGCGCGGCCAGTTCGGCATCTTCAGGGAGGCGGGCTACGGCGCGCACGACGTGACGTGGGCGATCGTGACGTTCGACGACGGTGCGGTGGTCAACTTCGGCATCAACTATGCGCTGCCCGCCAACTATCCGACGCTCGGTCAGTCCGATCGTGTCGAGCTGCTCGGCACCGAAGGCACGATGATGATCGACGACGACCACATGGAGCACATGCTCCATTCCGAGCGCGGCATACCGCACCCGTACGTGCCGGGGCACACGCTCAAGACCGCGTTCCTCGGCGCCAACGCGGCGGGCGATTGGGCACTCGGAGATTTCTGGGGACCGCTCGGCAACGAGACCCGCGCGTGGCTCGACCACCTCGTCACCGGCGCGCCGACCGCGCACACCACGCCCGAGCAGGCGCTGATCAACCTCGAGACGACGATCGCGATCGAGCGCTCGGCGCGGACGGGGCAGCCGGTCCGCTTGCCGCTGGAGGTCTAG
- a CDS encoding molybdopterin cofactor-binding domain-containing protein, whose translation MNAPFDMKRRGFLKSAGALTLAFSWSIPATLAQQPARLPGSLENNRMLDGWLRINDNGTVSVYSGKIELGQGILTALAQIASDELDVAYERVEMISAATSRSPNEGMTAGSQSVENSGTALRYACAEARALLVGAAAKKLGVAPNAVSVADGVVTAGDKRLTYWEIARDADFRREATAKVQPKPASALKMVGQSVPRRDIPPKFIGQPAYVQDVRLPDMVFGRVVRPPAPGAQLISCDEKGVRAMPGVVAVVCDGSFLAVAAQREEQAILAARSLRESAKWRDGPALPPAVPELYEHLQRLPSEDAVVFEKNGGAGGIRVSTHEATYTRPYQAHASMAPSCAVAQMKDGKLTVWTHSQGVFPMRGDLARVMRMPESAIDAIHVEGAGCYGHNGADDVACDAALLSRATSAKPVKLLWSREDEFGWEPFGSPMVMKMKARLDESGNIVSWQHDVWSHPHSTRPGPRNGNNLLAGWHIADPVRALKAVNSPQPAGAADRNAVPLYDFPNQRIVLHYLPEMPIRTSALRTLGAYANVFALESFMDEMAHAAGADPVAFRLKHLRDERARAVIEAAAAKAGWKPGQKSDGSRGRGIAFARYKNLACYVAVVADVVVDRRTGKVRVEKAVAAVDAGRIVNPDGVTNQIEGGVIQSASWTLKEAVKFDARQITSRTWAEYPILTFQEVPAVEVVLLNRPDERSLGTGEGSQGPTVAAIANAVANATGVQLRDLPFTPGKVRAAVA comes from the coding sequence ATGAACGCGCCCTTCGACATGAAGCGCCGCGGCTTCCTCAAATCCGCCGGCGCGCTGACGCTCGCGTTCTCGTGGTCGATTCCGGCGACGCTCGCACAGCAGCCGGCGCGGCTGCCGGGCAGCCTCGAGAACAACCGCATGCTCGACGGCTGGCTGCGCATCAACGACAACGGCACGGTCAGCGTCTACAGCGGCAAGATCGAGCTCGGGCAGGGCATACTCACCGCGCTGGCGCAGATCGCGTCCGACGAGCTCGACGTCGCGTACGAGCGCGTCGAGATGATCTCCGCCGCGACCTCGCGCTCGCCGAACGAAGGCATGACGGCCGGCAGCCAATCGGTCGAGAACAGCGGCACCGCGCTGCGTTACGCGTGCGCCGAAGCGCGCGCCCTGCTCGTCGGCGCCGCGGCGAAGAAGCTCGGTGTCGCGCCGAATGCGGTCAGCGTCGCCGACGGCGTCGTGACCGCGGGTGACAAGCGTCTCACCTACTGGGAGATCGCGCGCGACGCGGACTTCAGGCGCGAAGCGACCGCGAAGGTGCAGCCCAAGCCCGCGTCTGCGTTGAAGATGGTCGGGCAGAGCGTGCCCCGCCGCGACATTCCTCCCAAGTTCATCGGCCAGCCTGCGTACGTGCAGGACGTGCGTTTGCCCGACATGGTGTTCGGCCGCGTGGTGCGCCCGCCCGCGCCCGGTGCGCAGTTGATCTCGTGCGACGAGAAAGGCGTGCGCGCGATGCCGGGCGTGGTCGCGGTGGTGTGTGACGGCAGCTTCCTCGCCGTGGCGGCGCAGCGCGAAGAGCAGGCGATCCTCGCCGCGCGCAGCCTGCGCGAGTCGGCGAAGTGGCGCGACGGTCCCGCGCTGCCGCCCGCGGTTCCCGAGCTCTACGAGCATCTGCAGAGGCTGCCGTCCGAAGACGCGGTCGTCTTCGAGAAGAACGGCGGCGCCGGCGGGATACGCGTGTCGACGCACGAGGCGACGTACACGCGGCCGTATCAGGCGCACGCATCGATGGCGCCTTCGTGCGCGGTCGCGCAGATGAAGGACGGCAAGCTGACCGTGTGGACGCACAGCCAGGGCGTATTCCCGATGCGCGGCGACCTCGCGCGCGTGATGCGCATGCCCGAGAGCGCCATCGACGCGATCCACGTCGAAGGCGCGGGCTGCTACGGTCACAACGGCGCGGACGACGTGGCGTGCGACGCTGCGCTGCTCTCGCGCGCGACTTCGGCCAAACCGGTGAAGCTCCTGTGGTCGCGCGAAGACGAGTTCGGCTGGGAGCCGTTCGGCTCGCCCATGGTGATGAAGATGAAAGCGCGCCTCGACGAGTCCGGCAACATCGTCTCCTGGCAGCACGACGTCTGGAGCCACCCTCACAGCACGCGTCCCGGACCGCGCAACGGCAACAACCTGCTCGCGGGCTGGCACATCGCCGATCCGGTGCGGGCGCTGAAAGCGGTCAACTCGCCGCAGCCGGCGGGCGCGGCCGACCGCAACGCGGTGCCGCTGTACGACTTTCCCAATCAGCGCATCGTGCTGCATTACCTGCCCGAGATGCCGATCCGAACCTCGGCGCTGCGCACCCTGGGCGCTTATGCGAACGTCTTCGCGCTCGAATCGTTCATGGACGAGATGGCGCACGCGGCCGGCGCCGATCCGGTGGCGTTCCGGCTGAAACACCTGCGCGACGAGCGCGCGCGTGCGGTGATCGAAGCGGCGGCTGCGAAGGCGGGGTGGAAGCCCGGTCAGAAGTCCGACGGCTCGCGCGGGCGCGGCATCGCGTTCGCGAGGTACAAGAACCTCGCGTGCTACGTCGCGGTGGTCGCCGACGTCGTCGTCGACCGGCGCACGGGCAAGGTGCGCGTCGAGAAAGCGGTCGCGGCGGTCGACGCGGGACGCATCGTCAATCCCGACGGCGTCACCAACCAGATCGAAGGCGGCGTCATCCAGTCGGCGAGCTGGACGCTGAAGGAAGCAGTGAAGTTCGATGCGAGGCAGATCACCTCCCGCACCTGGGCCGAGTATCCGATCCTCACGTTCCAGGAAGTGCCCGCGGTCGAGGTCGTGCTGCTGAACCGTCCCGACGAGCGCTCGCTCGGCACCGGCGAAGGCTCGCAGGGACCGACGGTGGCGGCGATCGCGAATGCGGTGGCGAACGCCACAGGCGTTCAGCTCCGCGATCTACCGTTTACGCCGGGGAAGGTGCGGGCCGCTGTCGCGTGA
- a CDS encoding (2Fe-2S)-binding protein produces the protein MPQDMTLNVNGMTRTVRVEPGTPLLYVLRNDLELNAPRFGCGLSQCGACTVHIDGKPTRSCVFPTNAAIGRKVTTLEGLSPDGKLHPLQRAFIAEQAAQCGYCGNGMIMTAKALLDRTPRPTEAQVRKALGANLCRCGTHNRIVRAVLRASKEVA, from the coding sequence ATGCCGCAGGACATGACGCTCAACGTCAACGGTATGACGCGCACCGTCAGGGTCGAGCCGGGGACGCCGCTGCTCTACGTGCTCCGCAACGACCTCGAGCTCAACGCGCCGCGTTTCGGCTGCGGCCTTTCCCAGTGCGGCGCATGCACCGTGCACATCGACGGCAAGCCGACGCGCTCGTGCGTCTTTCCCACGAACGCCGCGATCGGCAGGAAGGTGACCACGCTCGAAGGACTCTCGCCGGACGGCAAGCTCCATCCGCTCCAGCGGGCGTTCATCGCCGAGCAGGCCGCGCAATGCGGTTACTGCGGCAACGGCATGATCATGACCGCGAAAGCGCTGCTCGACCGCACGCCCAGGCCCACCGAAGCGCAGGTGAGGAAAGCGCTCGGCGCCAACCTCTGCCGCTGCGGCACCCACAATCGCATCGTGCGCGCGGTGCTGCGCGCGTCGAAGGAGGTCGCATGA
- a CDS encoding histidine triad nucleotide-binding protein encodes MTTIFGKVISREIPAQIVYEDEQCLAFRDINPQAPTHVLIIPRKEIPRLIDATEQDGALLGHMMIAAGKIARELGVGDAFRLVVNNGADAGQSVFHLHMHILGGRGFKWPPG; translated from the coding sequence ATGACGACGATATTCGGTAAGGTGATCTCGCGGGAAATACCGGCGCAGATCGTGTACGAAGACGAGCAGTGCCTCGCGTTCAGGGACATCAACCCGCAGGCGCCGACGCACGTGCTGATCATCCCCAGGAAGGAGATCCCGCGGCTGATCGACGCGACCGAGCAGGACGGCGCGCTGCTCGGGCACATGATGATCGCGGCCGGCAAGATCGCGCGCGAGCTGGGCGTCGGCGACGCATTCAGGCTCGTCGTCAACAACGGCGCCGACGCGGGCCAGAGCGTGTTCCACCTGCACATGCACATACTCGGAGGTCGGGGGTTCAAGTGGCCGCCGGGCTGA